GGCTTTGTGGGACGTATGACACGGTGGAGTGGTAATGGTGTAGGTGCAGGGCTGGGCGGGGTGAAATAAGGACAGTAGGTGGTGTTTCTGGAGAAGGCAAGATCCTGTTCGGTATTTGTGATGGTGATAAAGGTGGCTGCAATATTTCTGGTGTTGGTGGGCATATAAGGTTTGTGTGGTATCATGGGATTCAAGAGATAACTTGTTAGATGTGATGACTTGAGGAATGGTGGGAGGGAAAGAGTCCAtatctaagtgcaatggtgAGAAGTTTGTATTGAACAAGGAATTAGAGGCAGCGGAAATGTCTGAGGTGTGGTAGGGAAAttgatctaaaaaaaaaaacatcccgTGACACAAAAACCTTTCGGAGGGTAAGATCAAATAATCTGTAACCTTTTTTTACCATAGGGATAACCAATGAAAATGCGACGACATGCACAAGGGTCAAATTTTAAAGGCAACTCGTAGGTGAAAGTAATTCAGTTCCTTGTGAAACAATTTTTCATATGGTGTTTTTCCTTGAAGAATTGGTGTGGGTGTTCGATTTATGAGATAGGCAGAAGCTAGGATTGCATCCCACAAAAACGTTCAATTAGGAAGATTAGCTTGAAAAAGTAAGGCTCGAGCAACATTAAGCAAGTGTCGATGCTTACGTTCAGCGACactattttgttgtggtgtgttgATGCAACTAGTTTGATGGACAATTCCCTTGAGATtatagaaagtgtcaagtttgaaCTCAAGACCATTGTCACTTCAAACCATTTTGACCTTAGTATTGAACTGATTTTCTACCATGTGGATGAATTGGACAAGGAATTCTATTGTATCGGATTTGTGTTTCATCAAATAAATTCATGTGCTCATAGTATAATCGTCAACGATGGTGAGAAACTATTTTGCACTTGAAATAGAAGTAACTTGATAACCACCCCAAATATGAACATGGATTAACTCAAAACATGACTTAGTGGATATGGAACTCAATGAAACGGTAATCTCATTTGTTTGGCCAATGAGCAAAAATGAAACATTTATTTGAATCACAAGatttattttggaaaaaaagaaataacatgGAAACTTTATGCGATGGAGTGCCCAAAAAGTTGATGCCAAAAGCTATAAGGTGGGGTTTTGACAGTTTTGCATGTTCCTTTCTTTGGTGGGTCGAGATAATAAAGTCCATCTCGTTCAATTCCCGTCACAATCATCTTCCCTGAACGTAGGTCCTGTACGACACAAAATTGGTTTAGAAAGATTGTGATGTATAATGAGTCATAGGCTAATTTGTTAATTGATATCAAGTTTAACGTAAAGAGTGGTACACACAAAACGTTATCAAGAACAAGGTTGGGTGAGAAAATAACTTGTCCAACATGAGTAATTTTAGCAAATGAGCCATTTGGTAATTCAGCAGTATGGTTTTCAACGGGTCTTGAAGATGCGAGGGAATCAGGACTGCAAACGATATGGTCTGTGGCCCCACTATCCAAAATCCAAACTTTTTTCTTGTCATTGCATGTGAAAGAAAAAGCTTTACCTGAAAGTTCTTATGGTTTGAAGAATTACCCACTTGGTTGGCAAAATATGATTTGTTCCTGTTCAGCATTTGGAGAATTTGCTTGCAATCCTCCTGAGAAAAAGGAAAGTTAGGCATCACTTCCCTTTTGTCGTGGGTTGCAACTTGATTGCCTTTGGAGGAGAAAGGTCGACTTTGTTCACTCTCAAAGGCTGTCTTCCTCTTGAGgcaaaaaccaaaaaagtgACCCTTCCATCCACAGAAGGTACACTTGAGATAAGCACGACAATTTTTAGTAGTGTGATTCGTCTTGTTGCACTTCCCAAATCGAGGTCCACCGTCCTCTTATTCAGCTTCTCGGCTAGTGGTTTTCACGGCAAATTCCGCAACTTCTGGTTGGGTAATATTGTTTTTCCCACCGGAAACTTCCGCCTGTCTCTCAACACGGAGAACCAATGAGTAGGCTTTGTTTACTGTGGGCAGTGGCTCAAGAGAAGAATGTTGTTGCGAACGGTGGCATAAGAATCATTCAACCCCATGAGAAACTTCATGGTCTTCTGTGTTTCAACGTACAAAGCAATCTCCTTCTTTGTTTCACAATTACATGCCACAATCGAACATAGTACTCCTCGTTCATCCTAGAGACTTTTTAGTCTGGTGAAGTAGGAACTTACTATCATGATTCCTTGCACGTAGCTGTGAATCTCATTCTTTATGTAAAACAGTTAGACGATGTTCACATGAGAGTTTGCCCTAATACGTCTAAACTTGTctaatttcattactttgttgTGGAATATTTGATAAGTATTTAACgtcatttcttttttgttttttcacttTTATACCGTCTGTTATACATTTATGTGATTAAATCTACATGAAGAATATTAGGGTTCCAAACTTAATGCGTGTGATGTCTCTATGACGAACGTGACTAGTTCATGTTAATTTGTACTTATTTAGGTGGGATTTGAGTATTGAACCCTTGCCTTATGTACTTAATCACATCTTTTAAGTTGCCCAAACTCTCAATTTCTTTGCGGCAGTGCGCAGTCGAACAACATGCAGCCTTGCCCCCACATTTCAAggaaatatcattttttttttgtcgaaggAAATATCATATCAATTGGGCAATTTCATGGGTGGAGAAGCTGTTGAGTATATAGGTGCAACAGCCTGCATGCAAATGAATAGGATGAAGTTGTTGCCACTATAGATTGTAAAAGAGTTAAGGATACTGAGGAAGATTTTGTAAAAGAGTGCTGCATTCTCGATAGAGTGCTTCATGCGTAAGGATGGCAACGATTCGGATCGAAAACTTTTGCACTCTTATTTATTTAACTGTGAAAAATATTGGTACACATAACCACAAATTAATCATTTACATGATAACGAATTTCCCATCGTTTAACTTTACTAGTTTACCCATTTCACCCAtaacaaaacagaaaaaaacaaattttttgtaattaatagaagaaaaaaaacccccatatttaatcacattatgtCAAtcacggtctagtggtattcctcttcacttgtaagtgagaggtgtTAGGtccgattctcgtcaaaggggaatttgaatcatattatcgCTAGCTCATTGTAGCACTTAGCACACTCCCAATAAACAGCCACCctctctctcagtctctctcgAAGCAACTGCTGCAAGCATGCAACTCTCTCAAACAAAAGAACAAAGCCTCCCTCCACCACACAAATACGGCCAGCCACCACCACACACAACCACAAGCCACCACGATCCGGCGATTCTCCATTTCCCTCTCTCAGACTATCTCTTTCTAGGAGTCGGCGTCTCTCTCGACAATTTCTACAACAACGGTGAGCTAAGAACTCTCCATCTCGCATTTTGATTTTTCATCATTTACCGTCGCTTCTTATTCTCTGAAATGGAAGAGACCCCCGATGATTGAGATCTTGAACGTCATGCAAGAAATTAAAAGCGAGAAGCCCCGGTAATCCTCTttatttagggatttaggattaattttttatttaggaTGCATGTTGAATTAGGGATTTATGATTTAGGGCTTTTGATTGTTGCtgcatttggatttggatttttgGATTAATTTTATGTGGATTTGGTTGATTTGGATTTCTgatattggatttggatttgggtttgatttgtttATGAGGCAAATTCCTATTGAATTGAAATTCCGAACTGTACGACCGAATCCAGAAACTTGTTTTGAgaataccgaaatttcggttcggttttgatTTTCAGAATCCCATCCTGATAAAGATTGGTTGGAGATTCGACTGATCGAGATGGCGATTCGTACCACCACTAGTTTtgatcaaggtctaaaatatcgatgatatcggaaatatcggtagtccaaaaacacgaaaatttcgatgaaaatatcgggatattatctgTCACAGCTCGTCTCAAGATTCTATTTGTCGAGGTTGTGAAATGACGAAAGTACCCTTGACGGTTACAAAGGTATGTGTATGGCATGTTTTGAATAATGtatattttcctaagttttggaaaatttaagttggattaaagGATGTATGTatatttgtgtggttagggaattaAGAGTGACTTGTTTttgggtggaccacacacaAACGCACGGGACAAACCTTTCATTCCCTGTGccgtctctctcttccctcgcagctcacactctctctcccttcgaATTGTACGGACCAAAGCACAAAACCCTCGAATCACCACGGATCGACGCCAATAAGGTGAGATTCTTCATCCTTTTAACCTCCTGATTTGAATGGTGTTACTTTTAGAACTGAAAACTTTAGAAATCTCGTCGAACCCGTGACCCATTTTGAAATCACTATTCATGCACACATGAATTGTTgaatttcagggaattctaagcctacagtgagcttagtgaggttctaaggaagctcggagtgcttagtttgaaggttttggacgtcgggattgtTGAGTTCtaagttggccggttttcttggaatttctccggtgagatttcgtagtttttagagccttaaactagtacatcgtgattctacatgcttagggcttcattttgaaataaaatgcatgaaaaatggttgagaaatgacggagaacaaggagattaaaaaatctccagttttccgaTGACCGGAAAAACCAATCTGGCGATTGGAGGAAGAATATGACGCGTGTAGGTCTGTGCCCCTCCCGGCACGTGGGGGCGCGTGTGGCctcggaaattttttctaaaaatacctcgacgtccgtgacgtcgagtaggtcactgtggtatattcatatactcaaattgagcatcgtatgagaagttattacgaattgtcggttatgtgctttaaataacattgttttagttgttttgcatataggtgatacctatcctgaggacaagcgcatccagggacgtcacgggggttacgacccttcgacttatcagtgagtgggcagttgttttctatttatacctatatactattgatttcccataaattgaatttatatgaaagtatgtttgaaaatgccatgcatgcatattgtgaattatatgagttgataattgatgcatatatatatatatatatatgcgaattggtgatgtggacgcacaggtgagtatcaggtgagttttatgttatttatgtgaatcattgatgatatgaattgtgttgagagctcataacatgcacccctggtgttagtgtttatagtattcaccgcaccgcacgctcaccttggatccaagtaggtgcatgtcgtacagaccatgagagggttccgacatgctagtcgtacagatcacttaaggtggttccgactggtaggtgaccttagattatgtgcacagatgattgatgagagaagcactagagcgtattattacaccattcttgttgtacagactacttcaggtagttctgacttatgtgcagagtagtgtcgtacaggtcaccatggTGACTCCGAttggttggatattgagctatggaattaaccgtacaggaccaactgcagggtctccggttgattcattatgtcacctgttatattgatgcatccatattctgttattgacatttatggcatggcatattttctgggttttggtaaagattggtgatttgagatatttgaagaagtatatgcatattatgttattttctgggaaagtatataggttttacaacgaagggttagaaatgttttaaataaaatgtttttgaaaaactttggttttactgacccactcaattttgttttgcgcccctccaggttctagttagcaacgttggtggcccacgaggattcccacggcgtactgacagactacataaatgtaggactcacctgcgagtgttgtaatttagttatggtcctacttgactacacctagtacttatgctctgaatttgtgtgtttcacacttaaacttactctagcatgctagttggatattattgctagtagttggtttttattccttcgtatttctcttatcttttgcttccgcatcgcacttttggttacgtcacgctcacgtgatggccagcacaccttgattctaggatcggggtgtgtcattatcgatatcgataaaaattaaataaaaaccacggaaattgtaagaaaaacttggaaatttttattgaaactttgcaggatgtttatttagtcaattatctattagtttatcacaaaaaaaatggaaggaaatgcattgcatgatgaatttaactgatttaagttgattatatagcgagctgacaaacattgtgagtgtagaaaatatgtagtaattaatgaaagaagtttaaacataccataatcatttatatataatgaattagtacaatattttacactttatacattgcatggtaagatacatgagtgacttagtaccacatagagttcctatcaaggtctaaaatatcgatgatatcggaaatatcgatagtccaaaaaaacggaaatttcgatgaaaatatcaatattttagaccttggtttTGATCTGGAAAGAAGTTTGATTATGGAGCATGCATATTCACTTTCTACTTGTGCAATCTGACTTTTAGAAGACACATATACTTCAACACCTCTGCTTACATTAGTAAGCGAGGTGGACAACTCTAAGGCGTGCAGTGGTGAATTGCATATTGATTTACTGCTAAAAAAAGGagaggaaaataaataaaaatagaaaaaacttATAAATATATGCAATACCTAACAAAGCACTTAAAGACTTTCGAAGTCGTGGCCTACTGGCATGCACACAACACGCACGCACACACGAGACACACGTGTGTCACAGTGGGGGAAACCCTAGCAGCCAGCTCATTAGACTATTTCCAACCCTTGGGTTAAAAGTCAATTTTTTAAGCCCATAAAATTTAGCCTTTAGCCTATAAAcaatttttctactttaatccttctagcctaaaattttagtccgggattattaaagaatgaacttaagctaattttttttcttaaattaacctttttaaaaataaaaaaaatttatgtagactatcataaattaattttatgaacattttaatctaaaaatatttaaattccgataaatattgaaaaatcactagaTCGATACATGAAACACTATGGAAgaatatgaaaatcatgataaagatgtataaacacaaaatacataaaacacACAAGACACAGAACACATGTGAAacacatacaaaacacatgtgaaacacatacaaaacacatgatagagatgaagcacacacaaaacacatgtgAAACACATGACGCACACGAAACACATACAAAATACATACAAAGCAAGCCTTCAACTTTCACTAATTGGTCAACTTTCACCAAACTTTTAACTTTCACGAATCattcaactttcaccaaactttcaactttcatcaatcatcctctatataaaCACAGGTTGAATATCAGTTGATCGCACAATCTTTCAAccttcaatcatcctctatattcatcaatctttcaactttcaaagtgtttttgtttcctaaaaatcctcaatatctcatcaatgggTGATAGAAAAATGTGTAGCAGGGCAATGCAGATGGCATAATACAAAGCAAGCCTTGACATTGAGGATATATAAATGATCAACGCAGAAGCTAAACTTGCAAACTTGCTTATACAATATGAGCATCATGCCAAATCTAGCTATCGTGGTTCTGTTACGGGGCGTTCATTTGTGCAGCGTGATAGAGAGGAGTGTCATGACCGAATGATGAAAGATTATTTCATCGAGTCGTtggatttaattattttagctgttggattcaaatttgggccgttagatcttttttaaGCCCAGAAAATTTAGCCTTTAGCCTAGAAATAGTTTTTTTGCTCTAACCCTTcaggcctaaaattttagtccAAGATTTTTGTAGGGGATGTGGAGTGCTCGGCGGCGGGAACGTTGAGCCTCTTCATCATCCCAATCGAAGGGTGAGGTGACAGCTTTGACAACAGAGGTGGCCGACCTTAAGACTGAGCTAGCCTCGTATAAGTGCCAGATGTCACTAATTGTATAGGCCCTCAGTCAATCCCGCATTCGTCTCCCGGATATTCGTCCCCTATCGACGTGCTAGCCCCTCCAACCTGAGCATGCCCAGAACTCTGCCCCTTCGACCTCTGAGCCTGTCCTCAACCCCGACCCCTTCTTGCCCCAATCTTTCCATCTGCATGTGAACGACGACCCTGTAGATTATTCCCCATTTTTTTCTTAGTTGTTTAGTCccttacttttaatttttttttctttgtacatacattttatttttattttaaacaaattatttttcttttcattacattattttattttatttttattttattattttattataaaattaaacccagaacaaaaaatatatatatatttttttttgcgaATAATAGCTTCGTCGTGCATACTTTTTTGCGATAACTCACTTTCGTTGCACAAAGTTTTTACACAAATATTAGTCGTTCTAAGTTTGCATCCTGGCATTTTGTGTGACGAACATATTCGTTCCTAAAAATTTGGTGCAATGAATGAGGAATTGTCATGCTTTATTTTCCGCGACCAATGCTTTTATTCATCACGCAAAGTCTTTCTTCACGATTTTTGCGCGACTGATTCTACATGAAGAAGTTTTCGTCGCGCATACGTTTGTGCGACGCTATGAAACTTTGCGCGACCAATTTATGTTCGCCGCACTAAATGTTAAACGCGGTGGTGATTGAATTTTACTTTAATTTGAGTCTCAACTCAATTCAAGTTCAACAAACTTTTAACAAAATGGGGCTGAAAATTTTAACTAGAATGAACGAGCCAAGGAGAtctcaaaaccctaaattaCGAGTGGGTGGGAAGAATATTTGAGTGCTTGTAATTGTTGCTCCATATGATAAGCAAGGCTCCTATCACATGTGTGATTAGTTTGCTTTTGTGTTCTTGATCGCTTATATATCATTTTGCTCTTATTGGTTTAAGGGAATAAAGGCTCAAACTTCTTGACATTTTCCTGATACTTCAATAAATCCATTGAAAACTTACTAAATTGTTCCACAAATGGGCAATTTGATTCTTACTGTTGGAGGAAAGATCAGCAATTTTCAGTTGTACTGCAGAAAGGAAGAATACAGGAGAATATATATGCAGGATGGCTTTTGAACGGCAActgaaatttaattttattgctttcaattttttattacaGCACTAGGCCAATCTTATTATTGGCTATTTTTTAATAACATTCATACCTTTTGATAACAGCTATAACTCTTGGATAAGTTCCAAGAGACACAACTCTACATTACAGAAAGTGCATTACGTTTAACACTTACATCATTGACTAGTTGATCTAAGGTTGTTACATATATCCTCCTTAGGTTCCTGAGTAATCATCTCAAATTCCTGCTGAAATCTCTCCATGGCCGAGGATGGCAAACACATGGGTACCAATATTCCATCCTCAGtgttgtttttgtgttgaacATAGAAGCTAACCAAATCCAAGGCCTTGGCGGGTCCAGCAAATACCGGCTGTCCCCATCCAAAATTGACATCTCCAAAACCTGCACGCGTATTATCAGAAACTATTAAATAACTTCCTGTCGATGAATATTGAGGTCGCCCTCTTAGTACCAAAAGATCTGCCACTGATCTTAAGTATTCTTCATTCATGGTAGCTTTAGCCTTCTTCACCAACTCCAAAGCATATCCCATTGGATTTTTGCATAGAGGTTCAGCCTTTGAAACTGCAGCTGGAAATGCAAATGCATTGCCATAGTATCCCAAGGGAAGACGTACATTGTGGTGCTTTCCCCGTGCATTGACAGTGCATGAAACTCGAACTGCCTGTTTTGGATTAATTTTGAGTGCAAGAGTGCGACATTTCCACAAACAAGCTGTGATCAAGTCAAAtgtggagcaagtggaaattaGGTGGCGTGGAATCTGTTTTCGAAGGACTCTCATCTCCTTGGCACCAAAGTAGAAAGATCGTTGAACCATGTTTGACTGGTTACTGGATGTGTATGAGCCATCAGAATGATCAATCACGTCTTCATATTCATGATGAGCACATGTAATTCTTGGTGGATTTCGAGCGAacaagagctctctctcccacaCTGGTAGAATAGATGGTGCATGTGCGCCTCTTGCCATCTCCGCAATGGCGGTCAGGAACTGGAGCAATCCAAATGCATCACACATTGTGTGGTTTAGGCGCAATGCAAGTATGAAACCTCCACATGTAAGACAGGTCACCTGCATATTGCAAAAGTTAGTTACTAGACttttttcttgatcatcataTTCGTGCtagttaacaaaaaaaaaaaaaacatctaaATTAGATGATCTAATTAGGAAATCTAAATTAGATGATCTAATTACGAAacaaaaatttcataaaaattaggaataaaattaaaaaaggatGGAGTCTCGTGCCTGTTTTAGTTACTTGAAAGAGTCTTTAAATATAGAGGAATTTAGACAAAAGGCTTATAGAAGAGAAAAATTTAGACAGAAGACAAAGTGGACTACATGACGACATGCAAAAAACCTAGAAGAAGAACGGTAAAGAAAACCTACACAATAAAGGTGATGTGAGACTGGTAGAAAACCTAGGACCTAATTAGGCAGATACCATTTAGAAATATAATTTCCTCAATTCGGTGTGTATACAAATTTTACAATGTATAGGGTTAAACATAAggattgttgaagaaaaattagtttcgaaaaataatgaaaagcgTCTCATAATCTTTTCTTTCCAAAACCACGTAATGACTTTCTTTAATCATAAGAACAAAGAGGCGTGGTCGTATTGTAGATAAGTTCAAGTTTGAGTGTGGTGGCAGTATGATAAATTTTCGTTTATGAAAAGGGTTGCCAATTTtatgaaaaagttaaaaacgGTTGCGGTGCCACCAAACTTCAACTTATTTACAATATTGTTAGCGCTTTCTTGTTTATGTCCTTATTTGTcattaaaattttcatatgtTGTTGATTGCACTAATTTCTTACAAAAAATCTCCGGCGTGTGTATGCGACCTTAACGCAAAAAACACTACTCATACCCTTAACCTACTTCAAACTTTTTGTGAAGAATTAATGGCTATGACCAAATAATATGTAATTGATAATAtgtaattgataattaattgaCTCACCTGAATCAGCAGCAAAGGACAATCAATAATTCCATCAGAGCCTGGAAAATTATATAAGAACTCCTCTAAAAGTGGACAAGGGGGTAGAATTTTGTCTCCTAGTTGCTCAAGTGTGACATCAGCAGAAGCCTCAACGAACAAGATACCTTCACCATTGCAATCGACCACGAGCTTTCTATTAGGCCCTTCCCTAAGCCTTCCAGCTAAGGGGTAGTAATACACTAATGCTCTACTTAAGGCTTCCCTAATTGCCTTAACGGGATTACGATTTTTATTAAGTGAAGGGTTGTCTTTGTAACACATTATGATTGGAATCTGAACTCTCAAGCTTTCTTGGTCGTCAATATCTGAGAGAAACTTTGTTTCTTGAGGCGTTGACTTTGCCGGAGTTATAAGTTCCGGTTGCAATCGTTTCACTTGAAGTACTGAGAATGACATCATTTCAGTAACGAGCTTAAGAACCAGCAAAAGATCAAAGGATTTGAAACTTTTATTTTGTGGTATGCATGCTAACTAAAAGTTGATAGTCAGTACTTATATAGCGTTATGCAGATGCTCTAGTGCTCCCGAATCTTTCGTCCAAGTTTCCACCTGTTGTGAATgtgattcttttcttttccattaAAAATGTTGTTAGAAAGGAACGTTTAAATCACGCAATCAACGTGGACCGCAAAGAAAACATTGTACGTACCTGCCCCAATCCACAGTTCACACCACAGATTCGTACATATAATACTGAATTTCAATTCAACATCAGAAAACTGAATACTAACAGGGATATGAGGACAGGTATTCGGTAGAGAACTTTGATAGGAATGGAAGTAAAAAGGCCAACATCGTACGTACCTGCCCCATTTACAGCTGTGACTTTTGTAAAACATCCATTAGACGTCTGCTATAAAGGAAAACATTGTTGGGACTTGGGAGCACGTCAAGTGTTGGGctataagagcaactccacctttGGAGCCCTTCCCCCTGGCAAttcactattgaatccaccatattgaacagtaactgcctttaatgaatagtaactaccattaatgaataataattacattttgcatctccacccttagagccctcccccctggcaataggtaataaaatagtagttttttttgtttgtttaaataatataaaataaaaaaacacaggGAAATGGGCTGTAGGGCCTTGGGCTGAcacaaaaaaacaataaaaaaatgtctTGGCCCTCGGGCTGCAAGCCTGTCAACAATCCACTCCCCTTgtgctcgggctcccaccctcactcgggccctcCATGGCTAGAGAATAATCAACTGGCCCTCGAGCCCCTTCCTGCAGCCCGTCCCCCGAGCAAATGAGaaggctggagttgctctaaaggAAAACATTGTTGGGGAGCACGTCAAGTGTTGGGCTATAAAGGAAAACATTGTTGGCATATTAGCACGGGAGACTATTGTTTCACATGGCGTGGAGCACGTCAAGTGTTGGGCTTCACACATAAGATaatctgctctgataccaagatGAAAATTGTGGTTCCatcgccacttagtactacagtttagtggtattcctcttcagttgtaagtgagagattttaagttcaattctcgccaaagacaaatttgaaccacattattattagtTCATTGTGA
This is a stretch of genomic DNA from Malus domestica chromosome 02, GDT2T_hap1. It encodes these proteins:
- the LOC139187447 gene encoding alcohol acyl transferase 1 allele RGb, with product MMSFSVLQVKRLQPELITPAKSTPQETKFLSDIDDQESLRVQIPIIMCYKDNPSLNKNRNPVKAIREALSRALVYYYPLAGRLREGPNRKLVVDCNGEGILFVEASADVTLEQLGDKILPPCPLLEEFLYNFPGSDGIIDCPLLLIQVTCLTCGGFILALRLNHTMCDAFGLLQFLTAIAEMARGAHAPSILPVWERELLFARNPPRITCAHHEYEDVIDHSDGSYTSSNQSNMVQRSFYFGAKEMRVLRKQIPRHLISTCSTFDLITACLWKCRTLALKINPKQAVRVSCTVNARGKHHNVRLPLGYYGNAFAFPAAVSKAEPLCKNPMGYALELVKKAKATMNEEYLRSVADLLVLRGRPQYSSTGSYLIVSDNTRAGFGDVNFGWGQPVFAGPAKALDLVSFYVQHKNNTEDGILVPMCLPSSAMERFQQEFEMITQEPKEDICNNLRSTSQ